From a region of the Myxococcus fulvus genome:
- a CDS encoding thiolase family protein: MAREVVIVGAARTPIGSFQGALSKLTAPQLGAVAIKAALERAGVKPEAVQEVIMGNVLQAGVGQAPARQATLFAGLPEGVPATTLNKVCGSGLKAVIAGAQAIALGEADVVVVGGMESMSNAPYISHTMRGGARMGNVEFKDAMIHDGLWDVYGNVHMGNCAEECATSQNISRAQQDEFALESTRRAIQSQKEGLFAAEIVPVVIPGKKPGEETTVSEDEGPRNAKPDKIPGLKPVFKKDGTVTAANASSINDGAAALVLMSEERAKAEGKTILGRISGYAQAARKPVEFTIAPADAINTLLTKKGVKAADVDLWEINEAFAVVSIANNRILGLDPSKVNVRGGGVVLGHPIGASGARVLVTLLQTMKDQGKKRGVASLCIGGGEGIALMVER, encoded by the coding sequence ATGGCTCGTGAAGTCGTCATCGTGGGCGCGGCCCGTACCCCCATCGGCTCCTTCCAGGGGGCGCTCTCCAAGCTGACGGCTCCGCAGCTGGGCGCTGTGGCCATCAAGGCCGCGCTGGAGCGCGCGGGCGTGAAGCCTGAGGCCGTGCAGGAGGTCATCATGGGCAACGTGCTCCAGGCCGGTGTCGGCCAGGCGCCCGCCCGTCAGGCCACGCTGTTCGCCGGCCTGCCCGAGGGAGTTCCCGCCACCACGCTCAACAAGGTCTGTGGCTCCGGCCTGAAGGCCGTCATCGCGGGCGCGCAGGCGATTGCGCTGGGCGAGGCGGACGTCGTCGTCGTGGGCGGCATGGAGTCCATGAGCAACGCGCCGTACATCAGCCACACGATGCGTGGCGGCGCGCGCATGGGGAACGTGGAGTTCAAGGACGCGATGATCCACGACGGCCTCTGGGACGTGTACGGCAACGTCCACATGGGCAACTGCGCCGAGGAGTGCGCCACGTCGCAGAACATCAGCCGCGCGCAGCAGGACGAGTTCGCGCTGGAGTCCACCCGCCGCGCCATCCAGTCCCAGAAGGAGGGCCTGTTCGCCGCGGAGATCGTCCCTGTCGTCATCCCCGGCAAGAAGCCGGGTGAGGAGACGACGGTGTCCGAGGACGAGGGTCCTCGCAATGCCAAGCCGGACAAGATCCCGGGCCTGAAGCCCGTGTTCAAGAAGGACGGCACGGTGACGGCCGCCAACGCGTCCTCCATCAACGACGGCGCCGCGGCGCTGGTGCTGATGAGCGAGGAGCGGGCGAAGGCGGAGGGGAAGACCATCCTCGGCCGCATCAGCGGCTACGCGCAGGCGGCGCGCAAGCCCGTGGAGTTCACCATCGCTCCGGCGGACGCCATCAACACGCTCCTGACGAAGAAGGGCGTGAAGGCGGCGGACGTGGACCTGTGGGAGATCAACGAGGCGTTCGCGGTGGTGTCCATCGCCAACAACCGCATCCTCGGGTTGGATCCGTCGAAGGTGAACGTGCGCGGCGGCGGCGTGGTGCTGGGCCACCCGATCGGCGCCTCGGGCGCGCGCGTGCTGGTGACGCTGCTGCAGACGATGAAGGACCAGGGCAAGAAGCGGGGCGTCGCGTCGCTGTGCATCGGCGGCGGCGAGGGCATCGCGCTGATGGTGGAGCGGTAG
- a CDS encoding TetR/AcrR family transcriptional regulator, which produces MARPRKFQAEAAVAKAMEVFWEKGYAAASPQELGERMGLGRGSLYNAFESKQGLFDRVLRHYHAHEAPRLLALLSRPGPVKERLRALFLAVIELDVSDPDRKGCLAINTTVELASRDSVAAELASRMFEQTEAAFLALLEEGQRTGQVDATLDARALASFLLNNLTGLRVLAKTAEDAGRLTPIIDVVLRSF; this is translated from the coding sequence ATGGCGAGACCGAGGAAGTTCCAGGCCGAGGCGGCGGTGGCGAAGGCGATGGAGGTCTTCTGGGAGAAGGGCTACGCGGCGGCGTCGCCCCAGGAGCTGGGCGAGCGGATGGGCCTGGGGCGGGGCAGCCTCTACAACGCCTTCGAGAGCAAGCAGGGCCTCTTCGATCGCGTGCTGCGCCACTACCACGCGCACGAGGCGCCCCGGCTGCTCGCGCTGCTGTCCCGGCCGGGCCCCGTGAAGGAGCGGCTGCGGGCGTTGTTCCTCGCCGTCATCGAGCTGGACGTCTCGGACCCGGACCGCAAGGGCTGTCTGGCCATCAACACCACGGTGGAGCTGGCCTCGCGGGACAGCGTCGCGGCCGAGCTGGCCTCGCGCATGTTCGAGCAGACGGAGGCGGCGTTCCTCGCGCTCCTCGAGGAGGGCCAGCGCACGGGCCAGGTCGACGCCACCCTGGATGCCCGGGCGCTCGCGAGCTTCCTGCTCAACAACCTCACCGGCCTGCGCGTGCTGGCCAAGACGGCCGAGGACGCAGGCCGTCTCACCCCCATCATCGATGTCGTCCTGAGGTCTTTCTGA
- a CDS encoding N-acyl homoserine lactonase family protein, with product MRVATSLLPSLFVLSLGGACARHVPAPAQAPSELRLYALDCGRIDIPDMGFFKDGSPPNGQPGTLPVSCFLIRHPKGALLWDTGLDDAISKSPDGVTDAVGMRVHVQRGLQAQLAQLGLKPSDVTYVGFSHLHADHAGNANAFPGATWLVQRKELAWANATPTPLGVDATKFSAWREAKVESLDGEHDVFGDGRVRILSTPGHTPGHQSLRVTLPKSGTLVLSGDLCHTRENWERHGVPGFNTSREETLASIGQVEALLTHSHGRFIIQHATEDLRALPAFPGYLE from the coding sequence ATGCGTGTCGCCACCTCCCTCCTCCCCTCGCTGTTCGTGCTGTCCCTCGGAGGCGCCTGCGCGCGCCATGTCCCGGCTCCCGCGCAGGCCCCGTCGGAGCTGCGCCTGTACGCGCTCGACTGCGGCCGCATCGACATCCCCGACATGGGCTTCTTCAAGGACGGCAGCCCACCCAATGGCCAGCCCGGCACCCTCCCCGTGTCCTGCTTCCTCATCCGCCACCCGAAGGGCGCGCTGCTCTGGGACACGGGCCTGGATGACGCCATCTCCAAGAGCCCGGACGGCGTGACGGACGCGGTGGGCATGCGCGTGCATGTCCAGCGGGGACTCCAGGCGCAGCTCGCCCAGCTCGGCCTGAAGCCCTCGGACGTGACGTACGTGGGCTTCTCCCATCTGCACGCGGACCACGCGGGCAACGCCAATGCCTTCCCTGGCGCCACCTGGCTCGTGCAGCGCAAGGAGCTGGCGTGGGCCAACGCGACGCCGACGCCGCTGGGCGTGGACGCGACGAAGTTCTCCGCGTGGCGCGAGGCGAAGGTGGAGTCGCTCGACGGCGAGCACGACGTCTTCGGCGACGGCCGCGTGCGCATCCTCTCCACGCCGGGCCATACGCCGGGGCACCAGTCGCTGAGGGTGACGCTGCCGAAGTCCGGGACGCTCGTGCTGTCCGGAGACCTCTGCCACACGCGCGAGAACTGGGAGCGCCACGGCGTGCCCGGCTTCAACACCAGCCGCGAGGAGACGCTCGCGTCCATCGGCCAGGTGGAGGCGCTGCTCACGCACTCGCACGGGCGCTTCATCATCCAGCACGCCACCGAGGACCTGCGCGCGCTGCCCGCGTTCCCCGGCTACCTCGAGTAG